One window of Xanthomonas sp. 10-10 genomic DNA carries:
- a CDS encoding YciI family protein yields the protein MWYVIEGYDGADALAARQQARPAHLARLQALAAAGRLLVAGPCPAIDAEDPGPAGFSGSVVIAEFDALQDARAWADADPYVAAGVYVRTDVRPFRRVLP from the coding sequence GTGTGGTACGTAATCGAAGGGTATGACGGGGCCGATGCACTGGCCGCGCGGCAGCAGGCGCGACCGGCGCATCTGGCGCGCCTGCAGGCGCTGGCTGCGGCAGGGCGGTTGCTGGTGGCAGGCCCGTGCCCGGCCATCGATGCCGAAGATCCGGGTCCGGCCGGTTTCAGCGGCAGTGTGGTGATTGCCGAGTTCGACGCCTTGCAGGACGCACGCGCCTGGGCCGATGCCGACCCCTATGTGGCCGCCGGCGTTTACGTGCGCACGGACGTCCGGCCGTTCCGCAGGGTCTTGCCATGA
- a CDS encoding sugar ABC transporter substrate-binding protein, producing the protein MRLLKLLMLAAALCAGAAGCDRSDPAKTTVRFWAMGKEAEVVAELVADFEKQNPDIQVDVQNIPMTAAHEKLLTAFAADGLPDVCQLGNTWLPEFALLDTLEPMQPYVARSSIVDPQDYFPGVWDTNLVDGTLYGVPWYVDTRLLFYRKDLLREAGYNEMPKTWAEMEQVMAAIKRKVGPDRYAILMPLNEFEQQLSFALQQDDRLLRDHDNYGNFRGEGFRKALGFYDTMYQNGWAPKVSETQVSNVWYEFFNGYYAFYLSGPWNVREFKLRQPPGMEGKWGTAPLPGPNGLGAGIAGGSSLVIFKSSQHKDASWKLIEYLSQPTVQARFHAIIGDLPPRRSTWKLPSLANDELAHAFGDQLERVKATPKVLEWERIVQEMRLVTERVVRGGQSHEAAVQELDKRVDEILAKRRWIFEQEGGHVGPAGESTAPAGGSDARPDAPPAATPAAAADKEAAR; encoded by the coding sequence GTGCGCCTTTTGAAACTGTTGATGTTGGCCGCCGCCCTGTGTGCAGGTGCGGCGGGATGTGACCGCTCCGATCCCGCCAAGACCACCGTGCGCTTCTGGGCCATGGGCAAGGAGGCCGAAGTGGTTGCCGAACTGGTGGCCGACTTCGAGAAGCAGAACCCGGACATCCAGGTCGATGTGCAGAACATCCCGATGACGGCGGCGCACGAGAAACTGCTGACCGCCTTCGCCGCCGACGGCTTGCCGGACGTGTGCCAACTCGGCAACACCTGGCTGCCGGAGTTCGCCCTGCTGGATACGCTGGAGCCGATGCAGCCATACGTGGCGCGGTCCAGCATCGTCGACCCGCAGGATTATTTCCCCGGCGTGTGGGACACCAATCTGGTCGATGGCACCCTGTATGGCGTGCCGTGGTATGTGGACACCCGGCTGCTGTTCTATCGCAAGGATCTGCTGCGCGAGGCCGGTTACAACGAAATGCCCAAGACCTGGGCCGAGATGGAACAGGTGATGGCAGCGATCAAGCGCAAGGTCGGCCCGGACCGCTACGCCATCCTGATGCCGCTCAACGAGTTCGAGCAGCAGCTGTCGTTCGCGCTGCAGCAGGACGACCGCCTGCTGCGCGACCACGACAATTACGGCAACTTCCGCGGCGAAGGCTTCCGCAAGGCGCTGGGCTTCTACGACACCATGTACCAGAACGGATGGGCGCCGAAGGTGTCCGAGACCCAGGTCTCCAACGTCTGGTACGAATTCTTCAACGGTTACTACGCGTTCTACTTGTCCGGCCCGTGGAACGTGCGCGAGTTCAAGCTGCGCCAGCCGCCGGGCATGGAAGGCAAGTGGGGCACCGCGCCGCTGCCGGGACCCAACGGCCTGGGCGCGGGCATTGCCGGCGGCTCCAGCCTGGTGATCTTCAAGTCGTCGCAACACAAGGATGCCAGCTGGAAGCTGATCGAATACCTGTCGCAGCCCACGGTACAGGCGCGCTTCCACGCCATCATCGGCGACCTGCCGCCGCGTCGTAGCACCTGGAAGCTGCCATCGCTGGCCAACGACGAACTGGCGCACGCCTTCGGCGATCAGCTGGAGCGGGTCAAGGCCACGCCCAAGGTGCTGGAGTGGGAGCGCATCGTGCAGGAAATGCGCCTGGTGACCGAGCGCGTGGTGCGCGGCGGTCAATCGCACGAGGCCGCCGTGCAGGAACTGGACAAACGCGTGGACGAGATACTGGCCAAGCGCCGCTGGATCTTCGAACAGGAGGGCGGGCATGTCGGCCCCGCTGGTGAATCCACTGCACCTGCTGGTGGGTCAGACGCACGACCAGACGCACCACCAGCCGCGACGCCAGCCGCAGCAGCGGACAAGGAGGCGGCACGATGA
- a CDS encoding LacI family DNA-binding transcriptional regulator, whose amino-acid sequence MAKGAVTIKDVAREAQVSVATVSRALNGHDNVAGPVRQQVMDVAERLRYSPHAAARSLSSRRSQTLGVVLPDLYGEFFSELIRGIDGAARAAGQHLLVSSYHGDPEAQGRALRSMRGRVDGLLVLSPYAEQPGFLTDNLPQALPTVLINAHLPGAGYPVLSIDDHAGAMAMTEHLLGAGHRRIAFIGGPSLNFDARERLRGFRDAIAGFGDQAQGIEYAGDFDEASGHRAGLAMLAAGALPDAVFAANDMTALGCLYAFAQAEVSVPGDVALAGFDDIPLARFVHPALTTMRVSIARLGEQAMTRLMRLVELPGHDDGSRQLLTPELVIRTSCGAGESGP is encoded by the coding sequence ATGGCCAAGGGTGCGGTCACCATCAAAGATGTCGCTCGGGAAGCGCAGGTCTCTGTCGCCACCGTGTCGCGTGCGCTCAATGGGCACGACAACGTTGCCGGGCCGGTGCGTCAGCAGGTCATGGACGTGGCCGAACGGCTGCGCTACAGCCCGCATGCGGCAGCCCGTAGCCTGAGCAGCCGGCGGTCGCAGACCCTGGGCGTGGTGCTGCCTGACCTGTACGGCGAATTCTTTTCCGAGTTGATCCGCGGCATCGACGGCGCGGCGCGCGCTGCCGGCCAGCACCTGCTGGTGTCCAGCTATCACGGCGACCCGGAAGCCCAGGGCAGGGCGCTGCGGTCGATGCGCGGGCGCGTCGACGGCCTGCTGGTGCTCTCTCCGTATGCCGAGCAGCCGGGATTTCTCACCGACAACCTGCCGCAGGCGCTGCCCACCGTGCTGATCAATGCCCATCTGCCCGGCGCCGGTTATCCGGTGCTGAGCATCGATGACCATGCCGGCGCCATGGCCATGACCGAGCACCTGTTGGGTGCGGGCCACCGGCGCATCGCCTTCATCGGCGGGCCTTCGCTCAATTTCGATGCGCGCGAACGCCTGCGCGGTTTCCGCGACGCGATTGCCGGATTCGGCGACCAGGCGCAGGGAATCGAGTATGCCGGCGACTTCGACGAAGCCTCCGGGCATCGCGCCGGGCTGGCGATGCTGGCCGCCGGCGCATTGCCCGATGCGGTGTTCGCCGCCAACGACATGACCGCGCTCGGCTGCCTGTACGCGTTTGCGCAGGCCGAGGTGTCGGTACCTGGCGATGTGGCATTGGCAGGGTTCGACGACATTCCGCTGGCGCGCTTCGTCCACCCGGCGCTGACCACGATGCGGGTCAGCATCGCGCGTCTGGGCGAACAGGCGATGACCCGATTGATGCGGCTGGTGGAACTGCCCGGCCATGACGACGGTAGCCGCCAACTGCTGACGCCCGAGCTGGTGATACGGACTTCCTGCGGCGCCGGCGAGTCCGGCCCCTGA
- the scpB gene encoding SMC-Scp complex subunit ScpB produces the protein MRRCNSPANSMTATLPTNLSEADHRMDQALITRIIEAALLASSQPLTLAQLQGLFPEEEPAPPGSVERALELLREGCTERGVELVEVASGFRFQVKADVHGWVARLWTERRTKYTRATLETLALIAYRQPITRGEIEQVRGVAVSSNIIQALEEREWIRVVGHRDVPGKPALFGTTKGFLDYFGLKRLDELPPLSELKDIAELEPQLPLDRDGQLDGAVPASAAMDAELAEAGPDADAELADAEGAGAATDAAAGVHSEADVGADADPSDDAPERRDADVLPAADSTPDATSDTDDATHVDAEMDVDVDGQAAGTATAVDEENEHHADAADDDASTDASRKQTTQHPEPVSAQDPNTLDPDDAREGDPDTAPGTRADAVNEDEDNAVATTTVAVDEADSDPEADPERVGRSQTHE, from the coding sequence ATGCGCCGCTGCAATTCTCCAGCGAATTCGATGACAGCGACGCTGCCAACGAACCTATCTGAAGCCGATCACCGAATGGATCAAGCGCTGATCACCCGCATTATCGAAGCCGCCCTGTTGGCCAGCAGCCAGCCGTTGACGCTGGCGCAGCTGCAGGGGCTGTTTCCCGAAGAAGAGCCGGCGCCGCCCGGCAGCGTCGAGCGCGCGCTGGAACTGCTGCGCGAGGGTTGCACGGAGCGCGGCGTGGAGCTGGTCGAGGTGGCCTCGGGGTTCCGTTTCCAGGTCAAGGCCGATGTGCACGGCTGGGTCGCCCGTCTGTGGACCGAACGCCGCACCAAGTACACCCGCGCCACGCTGGAGACCCTGGCGCTGATCGCCTACCGCCAGCCGATCACCCGCGGCGAGATCGAACAGGTGCGCGGCGTGGCGGTCAGCAGCAACATCATCCAGGCACTGGAAGAACGCGAGTGGATCCGCGTGGTGGGCCACCGCGACGTGCCAGGCAAGCCGGCGCTGTTCGGCACCACCAAGGGCTTCCTGGATTACTTCGGGCTCAAGCGATTGGACGAGCTGCCGCCATTGTCTGAGTTGAAGGACATTGCCGAGCTGGAACCGCAGCTGCCGCTGGATCGCGACGGGCAACTGGATGGCGCGGTGCCGGCATCGGCGGCGATGGATGCGGAGCTTGCCGAAGCGGGTCCGGATGCGGATGCGGAGCTGGCGGATGCGGAGGGCGCTGGTGCAGCGACCGACGCGGCAGCCGGCGTGCACTCGGAGGCGGATGTTGGCGCGGATGCCGACCCGAGCGACGATGCGCCGGAACGCCGCGATGCGGACGTTTTGCCAGCAGCGGACAGCACGCCCGACGCAACCAGCGACACCGATGATGCAACGCACGTCGATGCCGAGATGGATGTCGATGTCGACGGTCAGGCTGCCGGCACCGCAACTGCAGTCGACGAAGAAAACGAACACCACGCCGACGCGGCCGATGACGATGCCAGCACGGATGCGTCGCGTAAGCAGACAACGCAACACCCCGAGCCTGTCTCGGCGCAGGACCCGAACACGCTGGACCCAGACGACGCCCGTGAGGGCGACCCCGACACCGCGCCGGGAACGCGCGCGGATGCAGTGAACGAAGACGAAGACAACGCCGTCGCGACGACGACCGTGGCTGTTGACGAAGCCGATTCCGACCCAGAGGCCGACCCAGAGCGCGTCGGCCGGAGCCAGACACATGAGTGA
- a CDS encoding ScpA family protein: protein MNSELAHVATPPATSAHPQQQEMPLAVVHGQPVLQIPQDLYIPPDALEVILDAFEGPLDLLLYLIRRQNLDILDIPVAEITRQYVDYINVMQELRFELAAEYLVMAAILAEIKSRMLLPRPPSQDGEEEDPRAELVRRLQEYERFKQAAEDLDTLPRMGRDSAPVQAHLPERAAVKLPPPVELKEMLMALYDVLKRAELFTGHAIKREALSVRQRMGDVLSRLDDGKFYRFESLFTAEEGKLGVLVTFLALLELAKEQLLDIVQEAPLAPIYVKSLALGNTNAPLQFSSEFDDSDAANEPI, encoded by the coding sequence ATGAATTCCGAACTCGCGCACGTCGCGACTCCGCCAGCCACAAGCGCTCATCCACAGCAGCAGGAAATGCCGCTGGCGGTGGTGCATGGGCAACCGGTACTGCAGATCCCCCAGGATCTGTATATCCCGCCGGATGCGCTGGAAGTGATTCTGGACGCGTTCGAAGGTCCGCTCGACTTGTTGCTTTACCTGATCCGCCGCCAGAACCTGGACATCCTGGATATCCCCGTGGCCGAGATCACCCGGCAATACGTGGACTACATCAATGTGATGCAGGAGCTGCGCTTCGAACTGGCGGCCGAATATCTGGTGATGGCCGCGATCCTGGCCGAGATCAAATCGCGCATGCTGTTGCCGCGCCCACCCAGCCAGGACGGCGAAGAAGAAGACCCGCGCGCAGAGCTGGTGCGCCGTCTGCAGGAATACGAGCGTTTCAAGCAGGCCGCCGAAGACCTGGACACCCTGCCCCGCATGGGCCGCGACAGCGCCCCGGTGCAGGCGCATCTGCCCGAGCGCGCCGCGGTCAAGCTGCCGCCACCGGTGGAACTGAAAGAAATGCTGATGGCCCTGTACGACGTGCTCAAGCGCGCCGAGCTGTTCACCGGCCATGCGATCAAGCGCGAGGCGCTGAGCGTGCGCCAGCGCATGGGTGATGTGCTGAGCCGCCTGGACGACGGCAAGTTCTACCGTTTCGAATCGCTGTTCACTGCCGAAGAAGGCAAGCTCGGCGTGCTGGTCACCTTCCTGGCGCTACTCGAATTGGCCAAGGAGCAGTTGCTGGACATCGTGCAGGAAGCGCCGCTGGCGCCGATCTACGTGAAGTCGCTGGCGTTGGGCAATACCAATGCGCCGCTGCAATTCTCCAGCGAATTCGATGACAGCGACGCTGCCAACGAACCTATCTGA
- a CDS encoding TonB-dependent receptor, giving the protein MRHHHPHSARPSRKLLSCALASCLLLGAAPAFAQSTAATIRGQVSVDSAPAAQAQVTATNLATGLTRTVQVSNGGYSVGGLPPGSYRIDVTANGQTSSQNVTVQVGQTATLNLGVGGEPATAEAGNATTLDAVQVKAPPVLVETRTSENATYISNVQIQNLPRATRNFLELADTVPNVQFTRDANGTTKVRSGATSAEGTNVYIDGVSQKNYVLTGGVSGQDSSRGNPFPQSAIGEYKVITSNYKAEFDQVSGAAIVASSKSGTNDFHGSFFWDTSNDGWREESPLEKKAGVRDDFEETQYGATFSGPILKDKAHFFIAYEAKEYTTPNVVIPGSIYSDRVDQLPAQLQPLVATYSTPFKEDLYFGKIDWTIGENNLFELSGKYRKEDELNDVGGTSTLEHGSINGQEEKRANLRWQYSGANFLNEANLSYESAFWNQAPINNGTGYVLSYAPVRGIEDEVLSAGAGSSFQRKGQKGWTFQDDLTLNSLEWHGAHTVKMGVKFKSIDLDSTQFNPANPQYYYNILGDLETPYRVRFGAPLVEGGGSVVSNNKQYGIYLQDDWEVNEHWTLNLGVRYDYEETPAFLDFVTPSDVAGALQNWPNLQNANYDINNFISTGNNRKAFKNAWQPRLGASYDLFGDQAHVIYGGAGRAYDRNIFDYLALEQLNNSFKSYSYYFTNPNAQNGQACLGDPCTAWNPAYNTQEGLDALAATSAGGGGREIYLIDNNIKTPYSDQFSIGMRNMVPLWGQDWFTDVTLSRIESHDGFAFVRGNRLPDGSFFLPGTTSGSPNDGPDGYSAIVLGTNGVETRNNQLALQVEKPFDEESGWGLTVAYTYSDAKENRQFGEHYALDRERVQDYGWREAGGIAKNRLVVTGIYELPYEVKLSGKLSLASQTARYGQNCVAGNDQCYIVQFKPDGTLGYKEFSIAANKEWDTGGGVKFNVRADILNVFNWVNYADFNGETGTLGDLNTAYGTPTGVLASPMRTFRLAFGLNW; this is encoded by the coding sequence ATGCGCCACCACCACCCCCATTCCGCCCGCCCGTCGCGCAAGCTGCTCAGCTGTGCTCTGGCCAGCTGCCTGCTGCTGGGCGCCGCGCCTGCATTTGCGCAGAGCACTGCCGCGACCATCCGCGGCCAGGTCAGCGTCGACTCCGCTCCCGCCGCCCAGGCGCAGGTGACGGCCACCAACTTGGCGACCGGCCTGACCCGCACCGTACAGGTCAGCAACGGCGGTTATTCGGTCGGCGGTCTGCCGCCGGGCTCGTACCGCATCGACGTCACCGCCAATGGTCAGACCAGCTCGCAGAATGTGACCGTGCAGGTCGGCCAGACGGCGACCTTGAACCTGGGCGTCGGCGGCGAGCCGGCCACGGCCGAAGCTGGTAACGCCACCACGCTGGACGCGGTGCAGGTCAAGGCGCCGCCGGTGCTGGTGGAAACGCGCACCTCCGAGAACGCCACGTACATCTCCAACGTGCAGATCCAGAACCTGCCGCGTGCCACGCGCAACTTCCTGGAACTGGCCGACACCGTGCCGAACGTGCAGTTCACCCGCGATGCCAACGGCACCACCAAGGTCCGTTCGGGCGCCACCTCGGCCGAAGGCACCAACGTCTATATCGACGGCGTGAGCCAGAAGAACTACGTGCTCACCGGCGGCGTCAGCGGCCAGGACTCCAGCCGCGGCAACCCGTTCCCGCAGTCGGCGATCGGCGAATACAAGGTCATCACCTCAAACTACAAGGCCGAGTTCGACCAGGTCAGCGGCGCGGCCATCGTGGCCTCGTCCAAGTCCGGCACCAACGATTTCCACGGCAGCTTCTTCTGGGACACCAGCAACGACGGCTGGCGCGAAGAGAGCCCGCTGGAGAAGAAGGCCGGCGTGCGCGACGACTTCGAGGAGACCCAGTACGGCGCCACCTTCAGCGGCCCGATCCTCAAGGACAAGGCGCATTTCTTCATCGCCTATGAGGCCAAGGAATACACCACCCCCAACGTGGTGATCCCCGGTTCGATCTATTCCGACCGCGTCGACCAGTTGCCTGCGCAGCTGCAGCCGCTGGTTGCCACCTACAGCACCCCGTTCAAGGAAGACCTGTACTTCGGCAAGATCGACTGGACCATCGGCGAGAACAACCTGTTCGAGCTGAGTGGCAAGTACCGCAAGGAAGACGAGCTCAACGATGTCGGCGGCACCTCGACCCTCGAGCACGGCAGCATCAACGGCCAGGAAGAAAAGCGCGCCAACCTGCGTTGGCAGTACAGCGGTGCCAACTTCCTCAACGAAGCCAACCTCAGCTACGAGAGCGCGTTCTGGAACCAGGCGCCGATCAACAACGGCACCGGTTATGTGCTGAGTTATGCGCCAGTGCGCGGAATCGAGGACGAAGTGCTGTCCGCGGGCGCCGGCAGCAGCTTCCAGCGCAAGGGGCAGAAGGGCTGGACCTTCCAGGACGACCTGACCTTGAACAGCCTGGAATGGCACGGCGCGCACACCGTCAAGATGGGCGTGAAGTTCAAGAGCATCGATCTGGATTCGACCCAGTTCAATCCGGCCAACCCGCAGTACTACTACAACATCCTCGGCGATCTCGAAACGCCGTACCGGGTGCGCTTCGGTGCGCCGCTGGTCGAAGGTGGTGGTTCGGTGGTGTCCAATAACAAGCAGTACGGCATCTATCTGCAGGACGACTGGGAGGTCAACGAGCACTGGACCCTGAACCTGGGCGTGCGCTACGACTACGAAGAAACCCCTGCGTTCCTGGACTTCGTCACGCCGTCCGATGTAGCCGGTGCGTTGCAGAACTGGCCGAACCTGCAGAATGCCAACTACGACATCAACAACTTCATCAGCACCGGCAACAACCGCAAGGCGTTCAAGAATGCCTGGCAGCCGCGTCTTGGTGCCTCGTACGACCTGTTTGGCGACCAGGCCCACGTGATCTACGGCGGTGCCGGCCGTGCCTACGACCGCAACATCTTCGATTACCTGGCGCTCGAACAGCTCAACAATTCGTTCAAGTCCTATAGCTACTACTTCACCAACCCCAACGCCCAGAACGGCCAGGCCTGCCTGGGCGACCCGTGCACCGCATGGAATCCGGCCTACAACACCCAGGAAGGGCTCGATGCACTGGCGGCGACCAGCGCTGGCGGCGGCGGGCGGGAAATCTATCTGATCGACAACAACATCAAGACCCCGTACTCCGACCAATTCAGCATCGGCATGCGCAACATGGTGCCGCTATGGGGCCAGGACTGGTTCACCGACGTGACCCTGAGCCGCATCGAAAGCCACGACGGTTTCGCGTTCGTGCGCGGTAACCGTCTGCCGGACGGCTCGTTCTTCCTGCCGGGTACCACCTCCGGTTCGCCGAACGACGGCCCGGACGGCTATAGCGCGATCGTGCTGGGCACGAATGGCGTGGAGACCCGCAACAACCAGCTGGCCCTGCAGGTCGAAAAGCCCTTCGATGAGGAATCCGGTTGGGGCCTGACCGTGGCCTACACCTATTCCGATGCCAAGGAGAACCGCCAGTTCGGCGAGCACTACGCGCTGGATCGCGAGCGCGTCCAGGACTACGGCTGGCGCGAGGCCGGTGGCATCGCCAAGAACCGTCTGGTGGTCACCGGCATCTACGAGCTGCCGTACGAGGTCAAGCTGTCCGGCAAGCTGTCGCTGGCCAGCCAGACCGCGCGCTACGGGCAGAACTGCGTGGCCGGCAACGACCAGTGCTACATCGTCCAGTTCAAGCCGGACGGCACGCTGGGCTACAAGGAGTTCAGCATTGCGGCCAATAAAGAATGGGATACCGGCGGCGGTGTCAAATTCAACGTCCGTGCGGATATCCTCAACGTGTTCAATTGGGTGAACTACGCCGACTTTAACGGCGAGACCGGGACACTCGGTGACTTGAACACGGCTTACGGCACGCCAACCGGCGTGCTGGCATCGCCGATGCGGACCTTCCGGCTGGCCTTTGGCCTGAACTGGTGA
- a CDS encoding glucoamylase family protein — MNRGNTSRWLIVPFMLGALLLASCKQAEEPKVAEKKAPVKVILIEAQIPPKPVKPPLPPLFSDIERRTFQFFWDTTNELNGLAPDRFPSRPFASIASVGFALTAYPIGIENGWVSRNQAIDRTLTTLKFFRDAPMGPQRTGRAGYKGFYYHFLDMQQGNRYDSWVELSSVDTALLMMGVLFTQSYYDGDDPREKEIRQIADTLYKRVDWRWLQQRAPLISMGWFPESGFIDHDWMGYNEAMMLYILALGSPTHGVDPEAWTSWTRTYNNDWGVYQGQEYLSFGPLFGHQYSHVWIDFRDIQDQYMRERGIDYFLNSRRATLAQRDYAIDNPMKWKDYGENVWGLTAGDGPQNTSQEYRGEQRQFRHYSSRGAGLRENFDDGTIVPSAAISSIVFAPEVVIPATEEMHKRYGDFLYSSYGFLDSFNPSFNYDIPLKTGRMVPDRGWVASDYIAIDQGPILAMIANYQNEFVWTVMKKNPYIRAGLERAGFTGGWLTPEGEPQPLPQKDEQKAAARSLGMAESRAAAAQAQQDPSQRQKPE, encoded by the coding sequence ATGAACAGGGGCAACACATCGCGGTGGTTGATCGTTCCATTCATGCTGGGAGCGCTGTTGCTGGCGTCCTGCAAGCAGGCCGAGGAGCCCAAGGTCGCTGAAAAAAAGGCACCCGTAAAAGTGATCCTGATCGAAGCGCAAATCCCCCCCAAGCCGGTCAAACCGCCGTTGCCGCCCCTGTTTTCGGACATCGAGCGACGCACCTTCCAGTTCTTCTGGGACACCACCAACGAACTCAACGGACTGGCGCCGGATCGATTTCCATCGCGTCCGTTCGCCAGCATTGCCTCGGTGGGGTTTGCGCTGACCGCGTATCCGATCGGCATCGAAAATGGCTGGGTCAGCCGCAATCAGGCGATCGATCGCACCCTGACCACGCTGAAATTCTTCCGCGATGCGCCCATGGGGCCGCAGCGGACCGGTAGGGCCGGCTACAAGGGCTTCTACTATCACTTTCTGGATATGCAGCAGGGCAACCGCTACGACAGCTGGGTCGAGCTGTCGAGCGTGGACACCGCGCTGCTGATGATGGGCGTGTTGTTCACCCAGTCGTATTACGACGGCGACGACCCGCGCGAAAAAGAAATCCGCCAGATCGCCGACACGCTGTACAAGCGCGTGGACTGGCGCTGGCTGCAGCAACGCGCACCACTGATCTCGATGGGCTGGTTCCCCGAGAGCGGCTTCATCGACCACGACTGGATGGGATACAACGAAGCGATGATGCTGTACATCCTCGCGCTGGGCTCACCTACCCATGGCGTGGACCCGGAGGCGTGGACCAGCTGGACGCGGACCTACAACAACGACTGGGGCGTCTACCAGGGGCAGGAGTACCTGTCCTTCGGCCCGCTGTTCGGCCACCAGTACAGCCATGTCTGGATCGACTTCCGCGATATCCAGGACCAGTACATGCGCGAACGCGGCATCGACTATTTCCTCAACAGCCGCCGCGCCACCCTGGCCCAGCGCGACTACGCCATCGACAACCCGATGAAGTGGAAGGACTACGGCGAGAACGTCTGGGGCCTGACCGCTGGCGACGGCCCGCAGAACACCAGCCAGGAATATCGTGGCGAGCAGCGCCAGTTCCGCCACTACTCCTCGCGCGGCGCCGGCCTGCGTGAGAACTTCGACGACGGCACCATCGTGCCATCGGCGGCGATCTCCTCGATCGTATTCGCCCCGGAAGTAGTGATCCCGGCCACCGAAGAGATGCACAAGCGCTATGGCGACTTCCTGTATTCCAGCTACGGCTTCCTGGATTCGTTCAACCCCAGCTTCAACTACGACATCCCGCTCAAGACCGGGCGCATGGTGCCGGACCGCGGCTGGGTGGCCAGCGACTACATCGCCATCGACCAGGGCCCGATCCTGGCGATGATCGCCAACTACCAGAACGAATTCGTCTGGACGGTGATGAAGAAGAACCCCTACATCCGCGCCGGTCTGGAACGCGCCGGCTTCACCGGCGGCTGGCTCACCCCCGAGGGCGAGCCGCAGCCGTTGCCGCAAAAGGACGAGCAGAAGGCCGCCGCACGCTCGCTGGGCATGGCCGAATCGCGTGCCGCCGCCGCCCAGGCCCAGCAAGACCCCTCGCAACGCCAAAAACCCGAGTAA
- a CDS encoding BolA family protein, translating to MSRVERIRQALQAALAPTELEVVDDSHRHAGHAGARDGRGHFNVRVVSAVFAGKPPLARHRAVYAAVGEMMQTDIHALSIEAIAPGEAG from the coding sequence ATGAGCCGGGTCGAGCGGATTCGCCAAGCGTTGCAAGCGGCATTGGCGCCGACCGAGCTGGAGGTGGTGGACGACAGCCATCGGCATGCCGGCCACGCCGGCGCCCGCGACGGCCGCGGCCATTTCAATGTGCGCGTGGTCAGCGCCGTCTTCGCCGGCAAGCCGCCGCTGGCGCGTCACCGCGCGGTCTACGCCGCGGTGGGAGAGATGATGCAGACCGACATTCACGCCTTGTCGATCGAGGCGATCGCGCCGGGCGAGGCTGGGTAG
- a CDS encoding sugar ABC transporter permease: MMKRNSVAGWVFAAPSILVLGMFFGVPVFAALVLSVTDFDLYALADSSHLRFVGLGNYIDLLQTPLFWKSLWNTTYFVLLGVPMSIGVSLGAALLLNAKASRFKALFRTALFAPVVTTLVAVAVIWRYLFHIKYGLVNFGLSHLGIAPIDWLGDPRWAMPTIMLFAVWKNFGYNMVIFLAGLQAIPQDLYEAARIDGASRWKQFLHITLPMLGPVLMVVGVITISGYFQLFAEPYVMTRGDPLQSTVSVLYFMFEEGFKWWNLGRASAVAFLLFLIILAVTTVMLRFGRKKDLI, from the coding sequence ATGATGAAGCGCAATTCCGTCGCCGGCTGGGTATTCGCAGCCCCGTCGATCCTGGTGCTGGGCATGTTCTTCGGCGTGCCGGTGTTCGCCGCGCTGGTGCTCAGCGTCACCGACTTCGACCTGTACGCATTGGCCGACAGCAGCCACCTGCGCTTCGTCGGCCTGGGCAATTACATCGATCTGCTGCAGACGCCGCTGTTCTGGAAGTCGTTGTGGAACACCACCTACTTCGTGTTGCTGGGTGTGCCGATGTCGATCGGCGTGTCGCTCGGTGCGGCCTTGCTGCTCAACGCCAAGGCCTCGCGCTTCAAGGCGCTGTTCCGCACCGCCTTGTTCGCGCCGGTGGTGACCACGCTGGTGGCGGTGGCGGTGATCTGGCGCTACCTGTTCCACATCAAGTACGGCCTGGTGAACTTCGGCCTGAGCCATCTGGGCATCGCCCCCATCGACTGGCTGGGCGATCCGCGCTGGGCCATGCCCACCATCATGCTGTTCGCGGTATGGAAGAACTTCGGCTACAACATGGTGATCTTCCTGGCCGGGCTGCAGGCGATTCCGCAGGACCTGTATGAGGCTGCGCGCATCGATGGCGCCTCACGCTGGAAGCAGTTCCTGCATATCACCCTGCCGATGCTCGGCCCGGTGCTGATGGTGGTCGGGGTGATCACCATCTCCGGCTATTTCCAGCTGTTTGCCGAGCCCTACGTGATGACCCGCGGCGACCCGCTGCAGAGCACCGTCAGCGTGCTGTATTTCATGTTCGAGGAAGGCTTCAAGTGGTGGAACCTCGGCCGCGCGTCGGCGGTGGCGTTCCTGTTGTTCCTGATCATCCTGGCGGTGACCACCGTGATGCTGCGCTTCGGCCGCAAGAAGGACCTGATATGA